One window of Alphaproteobacteria bacterium CG11_big_fil_rev_8_21_14_0_20_39_49 genomic DNA carries:
- a CDS encoding HslU--HslV peptidase proteolytic subunit: MINHKPDTIYGTTIVSVRKGNKVVVAGDGQVSLGNTVMKNSAKKVRKLANGKIIAGFAGATADAFTLFERLEQKLEKHPDQLQRACVELAKDWRTDRYLRRLEAMMIVVDSEVSLIMSGTGDVIEPDDGLLAIGSGGNYAMAAARALVDIKDMDAEKIAKKAMKIAGDICIYTNHNVTIESLKTTK; the protein is encoded by the coding sequence ATGATTAATCATAAACCCGATACGATATACGGCACTACGATAGTTTCAGTGCGTAAAGGCAATAAAGTAGTAGTAGCAGGTGACGGACAGGTTTCACTGGGTAATACCGTTATGAAAAATTCCGCTAAAAAAGTACGTAAACTTGCTAACGGAAAAATAATAGCAGGTTTTGCAGGTGCTACCGCAGATGCTTTTACCCTGTTTGAAAGGCTTGAGCAAAAACTGGAGAAACACCCAGACCAGTTACAGCGTGCCTGTGTTGAGCTTGCCAAAGACTGGAGAACCGACAGGTATCTACGCAGGCTGGAAGCCATGATGATTGTGGTGGATTCCGAAGTTTCACTTATTATGTCGGGTACCGGTGACGTGATTGAACCCGATGACGGGTTGCTTGCTATAGGGTCGGGCGGAAATTACGCTATGGCGGCGGCAAGAGCATTAGTTGACATAAAAGATATGGACGCTGAAAAAATTGCAAAAAAAGCAATGAAAATAGCAGGTGATATATGTATATACACAAACCATAATGTCACTATTGAAAGTTTGAAAACAACAAAATAA
- a CDS encoding imidazole glycerol phosphate synthase subunit HisH: protein MSQITIIDYGSGNLHSIAKAFEKEAGSHKLKVVISDKADDVDKASHIVLPGVGAFGDCIKGLQGLEGMMDSLHENVRLKKKPFMGVCVGMQMLADEGMENGSHKGLGWISGKVLPLKPSDPNLKIPHMGWNEIRIEQEHPVLEGISSGDHVYFVHSYHFDCTNKNNALASVDYGQRVVSVIANDNIVAAQFHPEKSQQVGLKFISNFLNM from the coding sequence ATGTCACAAATAACTATAATTGATTATGGCTCCGGAAATCTTCACTCTATAGCGAAGGCTTTTGAAAAAGAGGCAGGCTCGCATAAGCTGAAGGTTGTAATATCTGACAAGGCAGATGATGTTGATAAGGCAAGCCATATAGTCCTGCCCGGAGTGGGAGCTTTTGGCGATTGTATAAAGGGTTTGCAGGGTTTGGAAGGCATGATGGATTCCCTGCATGAGAATGTACGTTTGAAGAAAAAACCGTTCATGGGCGTTTGTGTCGGTATGCAGATGCTTGCCGATGAAGGAATGGAGAACGGCTCTCACAAGGGTTTAGGCTGGATATCAGGCAAGGTTTTACCCCTTAAACCTTCTGACCCTAATTTAAAGATACCGCATATGGGCTGGAACGAAATAAGGATTGAGCAGGAACATCCGGTATTAGAAGGGATAAGTTCGGGTGACCATGTTTATTTCGTGCATTCATATCATTTTGATTGCACTAACAAAAATAATGCTTTAGCCTCAGTTGATTACGGACAAAGAGTTGTGTCGGTGATAGCTAATGACAACATTGTTGCCGCACAGTTCCACCCTGAAAAAAGCCAGCAGGTAGGTCTGAAATTTATATCTAATTTTCTTAATATGTAA
- a CDS encoding CDP-diacylglycerol--serine O-phosphatidyltransferase → MPSSKKSNPNEQYPIVKLLPNLVTIVGLCFGLFALKFAILERWELAVGLIIIATFIDGIDGRVARMLNASSDFGAQLDSLSDFFNFGVAPALVLYFWIGHEIKGLGWAVALFFIISQALRLARFNTSLHDDNHNDNYFYGIPAPCGAGLSLLPMIITFFFNDHLDGQALFEITPMKVIIYMAIIGILMVSSVPTISVKKIIIQKRFASLFLAFGGLFIIALVTEPWITLPLIGIFYLATIPFSIFYYYRKA, encoded by the coding sequence ATGCCAAGCTCGAAAAAGTCTAATCCTAATGAACAATATCCTATAGTAAAACTTTTGCCTAATCTGGTGACTATAGTAGGATTGTGTTTCGGCTTATTTGCACTGAAGTTTGCCATACTTGAACGCTGGGAGTTAGCTGTAGGGTTAATAATTATAGCTACATTTATTGACGGTATTGACGGTCGTGTAGCAAGAATGCTAAATGCGTCCAGTGACTTTGGAGCTCAGTTAGACTCTTTGTCGGACTTCTTCAATTTCGGGGTTGCCCCTGCTTTGGTGCTATATTTCTGGATAGGGCATGAAATAAAAGGACTGGGATGGGCTGTAGCTTTATTCTTCATAATATCCCAAGCATTGCGTCTTGCCCGTTTTAACACTTCGCTGCATGACGATAACCACAACGACAATTATTTTTATGGCATACCCGCACCTTGCGGTGCCGGTTTAAGCTTGCTTCCCATGATTATAACATTTTTCTTTAATGACCATCTTGACGGACAGGCTTTATTTGAAATTACCCCGATGAAGGTAATTATATATATGGCGATTATCGGTATTTTAATGGTAAGTAGCGTTCCTACTATTTCAGTAAAAAAAATTATTATACAAAAAAGGTTCGCATCTCTCTTTCTGGCATTCGGGGGATTGTTTATCATTGCACTTGTTACAGAGCCTTGGATAACATTACCGTTAATAGGAATATTCTACCTTGCGACAATTCCTTTCAGCATCTTTTATTACTACAGAAAAGCTTAG
- a CDS encoding phosphatidylserine decarboxylase family protein — protein sequence MGSKSLFSLILDSIPPIHKEGYNFIAIFAVTTLLLLIIAPSFFGFLGIVATIWCALFFRDPQRVVPVGDNFIISPADGIISKIETVSPPEELGIGNEEVIRVTVFLNIFNVHINRFPVTGEVTALNYHPGKFLSANLDKASVENERQSVVIKTKEGGHTVVCVQIAGLIARRIVCYLEEKQEMQAGERFGLIRFGSRADIYLPAGVSPKVVEGQTAIGGETIIADLKSKATARKGEVR from the coding sequence ATGGGTTCTAAAAGTCTTTTTAGTCTGATACTTGATTCAATTCCTCCTATACACAAAGAAGGCTATAATTTTATTGCGATATTTGCGGTTACAACGCTTCTTCTTTTAATTATAGCACCTTCGTTCTTCGGTTTTTTAGGGATTGTAGCTACTATATGGTGTGCGTTATTTTTCCGTGATCCTCAAAGGGTAGTTCCTGTAGGCGATAATTTTATTATCAGTCCGGCAGACGGTATAATTTCCAAAATAGAAACCGTCTCCCCTCCAGAGGAACTTGGTATAGGCAATGAGGAGGTCATAAGGGTAACGGTATTTTTGAACATCTTTAACGTCCACATTAACCGTTTTCCGGTTACAGGCGAGGTTACCGCACTTAACTATCACCCCGGCAAATTTTTAAGTGCCAACCTTGATAAGGCAAGCGTTGAAAATGAACGCCAGTCGGTTGTTATAAAGACCAAAGAGGGCGGTCATACGGTAGTATGTGTGCAGATAGCAGGATTAATAGCACGTCGTATCGTATGTTATCTGGAAGAAAAACAGGAAATGCAGGCAGGGGAACGTTTCGGTCTGATACGTTTCGGCAGTCGTGCCGATATTTACCTTCCGGCGGGAGTTAGCCCCAAAGTGGTTGAGGGACAGACTGCTATAGGAGGAGAGACTATAATTGCCGACCTGAAAAGCAAAGCTACTGCCAGAAAAGGCGAAGTAAGGTAA
- a CDS encoding TIGR00730 family Rossman fold protein: MKKSVCVFCGASNNVSGDYIEEARKVGKLIADKGYHMVFGAGDCGLMGATANAALENEGTVTGVFPRVLDGLEREHIGLTELITVDDMHTRKMTMFNKSDAFIILPGGFGTMDETFEVITWKQLHTHDKPIVLYNYKGYWDNWIKLTEQFMDLGFAGQKTRRLYDIVDNIEDIFTKL; the protein is encoded by the coding sequence ATGAAGAAGTCTGTATGTGTGTTTTGTGGGGCAAGTAATAATGTAAGTGGAGATTATATTGAAGAAGCAAGAAAAGTAGGTAAATTAATAGCAGATAAAGGATACCATATGGTGTTCGGAGCCGGCGACTGCGGGCTAATGGGGGCTACGGCAAATGCAGCTTTGGAAAATGAGGGTACGGTAACGGGTGTGTTCCCAAGAGTCCTAGACGGTCTGGAAAGAGAGCATATCGGTCTTACCGAGCTTATAACCGTTGATGATATGCATACCCGTAAAATGACCATGTTCAATAAATCAGATGCCTTTATTATATTGCCCGGCGGGTTCGGCACTATGGACGAAACCTTTGAGGTTATAACATGGAAACAACTGCATACTCACGATAAACCGATAGTACTTTACAACTATAAAGGGTATTGGGATAACTGGATAAAGCTTACCGAGCAGTTCATGGATCTTGGCTTTGCGGGGCAAAAAACACGCAGATTATATGACATTGTCGATAATATTGAAGATATATTTACTAAACTTTAA
- a CDS encoding xylulose 5-phosphate 3-epimerase has protein sequence MIDEDMTTEERTWLSGYGVIKHEQITKLHIKELLKDINIDKQTFYKMLSSADKVANAAMWLSVHQVYAKNVYTDGRKLALSDFKKDPQGHLGGTLNMIPAYVGYMLANALSNFTRAWVMEQGHAVSAIDSVNLLLDNMTEAHKKHYCYDDKALSKFCRDFYSYKINDRGVQESPLGSHVNANTGGGHLEGGYLGFASLQYAHMPLLGERLVAFLSDGAFEEQKGSDWTSRWWRAEDSGLICPIMISNGRRIDQRSTMEQEGGAEWFAEYLKLHDFEPIIFDGRDPAAFAWCILEQEKRLLKNVANLDNINKYKIKIPYGVAVAPKGAGFYNEGTNFAHNLPLVKNPRYDVVAAERFNIHCSKLFVDSMELSEATSCLSNHRTTGRIKEKDNPIANRDVSLQKSTVLPWKKVEAGKKASPMDAIDTAFVLTLQDNKHLRPRVGNPDEMLSNKMDDTLEELKFRVVEAEGASHESTLGNVITALNEEAVAGAAFGNKGGINIIVTYEAFGSKMFGEARQEIIFSKHLKEHGKKAKWLSVPVVMTSNTWENSKNELSHQDPSMSESMLGETSDISRVIYPADYNSTLAVMDEVYKTQGQIWTVVAPKHDLELVFSKDEAKQLMHDGGISVKQAQFLPAKAEVALVVMGAYQLKEAIKASKRLTEKKIPHVTSYIIEPGKFRKPRNKGEEKHQAPKKIVDRLFPFSARKVIVMTHNRPELITGIMQPMLNGRSFSTMGFIGEGGTLDIEGMLFVNKCSWAHVVQEFAIHNDINPEMLLTPQEYRAVRNIMSPCGVIF, from the coding sequence ATGATCGACGAAGATATGACTACAGAAGAAAGGACGTGGCTAAGCGGATACGGTGTTATCAAACACGAACAGATTACAAAGCTGCATATCAAGGAACTTCTTAAAGATATCAATATAGATAAACAGACATTTTATAAAATGCTTTCATCAGCGGATAAGGTCGCTAATGCTGCTATGTGGCTTAGTGTGCATCAGGTCTACGCAAAAAATGTCTACACCGACGGCAGGAAGTTAGCCTTAAGCGACTTTAAGAAAGACCCGCAGGGACATTTAGGCGGAACATTGAATATGATACCTGCTTATGTCGGATATATGCTGGCAAATGCCCTTTCTAATTTTACCAGAGCATGGGTTATGGAGCAGGGACACGCCGTATCTGCAATTGATTCGGTCAACCTGCTGCTGGACAATATGACGGAAGCCCATAAAAAGCATTACTGCTATGACGATAAGGCATTATCAAAATTCTGCCGTGATTTTTATTCATATAAGATAAATGACAGAGGAGTGCAGGAATCACCCCTTGGCAGCCACGTTAACGCAAATACGGGCGGCGGACACTTAGAAGGCGGATATCTTGGATTTGCATCTTTACAATATGCCCATATGCCCCTTTTGGGTGAAAGGTTGGTAGCGTTTTTAAGTGACGGAGCATTCGAAGAACAAAAAGGTTCGGACTGGACGTCAAGATGGTGGAGAGCCGAGGATTCAGGTCTTATATGCCCGATAATGATATCTAACGGCAGAAGGATAGACCAACGGTCGACAATGGAACAGGAAGGCGGTGCCGAGTGGTTCGCCGAATATCTGAAACTTCACGATTTCGAGCCTATTATTTTTGACGGACGTGATCCTGCCGCATTCGCATGGTGTATCTTGGAACAGGAAAAACGTCTGCTCAAAAATGTCGCCAACCTTGATAACATAAACAAATATAAAATAAAAATACCATACGGTGTAGCAGTAGCTCCAAAAGGTGCGGGTTTTTATAATGAAGGTACGAATTTTGCCCATAACCTACCGTTGGTTAAAAATCCAAGATATGATGTAGTTGCCGCAGAAAGATTCAATATACATTGTTCCAAGCTATTTGTTGACTCAATGGAACTTAGTGAGGCTACAAGCTGCCTATCTAACCATAGAACAACCGGCAGGATTAAAGAAAAAGATAATCCTATAGCAAACCGTGATGTTTCATTGCAAAAATCGACCGTACTGCCATGGAAAAAAGTTGAGGCAGGTAAAAAAGCCAGCCCTATGGACGCTATCGACACCGCATTCGTACTTACCTTGCAGGATAATAAACATTTACGCCCAAGAGTCGGTAATCCCGATGAAATGTTGTCCAATAAAATGGACGATACTTTGGAAGAGCTGAAATTCAGGGTAGTAGAGGCAGAAGGGGCTTCACATGAATCTACACTGGGTAATGTGATAACGGCATTGAACGAAGAAGCCGTTGCGGGTGCTGCCTTCGGTAATAAGGGGGGTATAAATATTATAGTTACTTATGAAGCATTCGGTTCAAAGATGTTCGGTGAGGCAAGACAGGAAATCATTTTCTCAAAACATCTGAAAGAACACGGCAAAAAAGCAAAATGGCTTTCAGTGCCTGTTGTTATGACATCAAACACATGGGAAAACAGCAAAAACGAACTATCGCACCAAGACCCGTCAATGAGTGAGTCTATGCTTGGTGAAACCTCCGATATCTCAAGGGTTATTTATCCTGCCGATTATAACAGTACACTGGCGGTTATGGACGAGGTATATAAAACTCAAGGACAGATATGGACGGTTGTTGCACCGAAACATGATCTGGAACTGGTTTTTTCCAAAGATGAGGCAAAACAGCTAATGCATGACGGCGGAATAAGTGTGAAACAGGCACAATTCCTTCCTGCAAAGGCAGAAGTTGCTCTTGTGGTAATGGGGGCATATCAGTTAAAAGAAGCAATAAAAGCTTCAAAAAGGCTGACAGAGAAAAAAATACCGCATGTTACAAGCTATATAATAGAACCGGGTAAGTTCAGAAAGCCCCGCAATAAAGGTGAAGAAAAGCATCAGGCACCCAAAAAGATTGTAGACAGGCTTTTCCCGTTCTCTGCCAGAAAAGTTATAGTCATGACCCACAACAGACCCGAGCTTATAACCGGTATAATGCAACCGATGTTAAACGGGCGGAGTTTCTCAACAATGGGGTTTATAGGAGAAGGCGGAACTTTGGATATAGAAGGTATGCTGTTCGTTAATAAATGCTCATGGGCGCATGTAGTACAGGAATTTGCCATACATAACGATATCAACCCCGAAATGCTCCTTACACCACAGGAATATAGGGCGGTCAGGAATATAATGTCACCTTGCGGCGTGATATTCTAG
- a CDS encoding HslU--HslV peptidase ATPase subunit has translation MSDLNLTPKEIVKELNRYIIGQDDAKKAVAIALRNRWRRRKVEGALQEEILPKNILMIGPTGVGKTEIARRIAKLSGSPFLKVEATKFTEVGYVGRDVDSIIRDLVESAVTLIRDKMRKEVKEKAHFAAEERILDSLVGENASEDTREKFRKKLHEGKLGDKEVEINVAETQSSAMSSFDIPGMPGSQMGVLNIGDLLGKAMGGRTVTKKMTVDESYEILMNEESDKLIDEDKIIKDALILAENYGIVFIDEMDKITARSDSRGGEVSREGVQRDLLPLIEGTTVSTKYGLVKTDHILFVASGAFHLSSPSDLLPELQGRLPIRVELNALTEKDMVRILKEPESSLLKQYEALMATENVKLSFSKEGIEKIARIATESNKNVENIGARRLHTVMEKLLEDISYNCDKYEGNAVEVDDKYVEKQLGDLVRNSDLSKFIL, from the coding sequence ATGAGCGACCTGAATTTAACTCCTAAAGAAATAGTAAAGGAACTTAACCGATACATCATCGGTCAGGACGACGCAAAAAAAGCCGTTGCCATAGCATTACGTAACCGTTGGCGTAGAAGAAAGGTGGAAGGGGCTTTGCAAGAAGAAATATTGCCGAAGAACATTCTTATGATAGGTCCTACAGGCGTGGGTAAAACCGAGATAGCAAGGCGTATTGCAAAGCTGTCCGGCTCACCGTTTTTAAAAGTAGAGGCAACCAAGTTCACGGAAGTCGGCTATGTCGGGCGTGATGTGGATTCGATAATAAGGGACTTGGTAGAAAGTGCCGTTACTCTTATCCGTGACAAAATGCGTAAGGAAGTAAAGGAAAAAGCGCATTTTGCGGCAGAAGAGCGTATATTGGATTCGCTTGTAGGCGAAAATGCCTCCGAAGATACAAGGGAAAAATTCCGCAAGAAACTGCATGAAGGCAAGCTAGGCGATAAGGAAGTCGAGATTAACGTTGCCGAAACACAATCCTCTGCAATGTCGTCTTTTGATATTCCCGGAATGCCCGGAAGCCAGATGGGCGTATTGAATATCGGCGATTTGCTGGGGAAGGCAATGGGAGGGCGTACCGTTACTAAAAAAATGACCGTAGATGAGTCATATGAAATACTTATGAATGAAGAAAGCGATAAACTTATCGATGAAGATAAGATTATCAAAGACGCATTGATATTGGCGGAGAATTACGGAATAGTGTTCATTGATGAAATGGACAAGATAACGGCTCGTTCGGATTCAAGGGGTGGAGAAGTAAGCCGTGAAGGCGTACAGCGTGACCTGCTGCCTCTGATTGAAGGAACCACGGTATCTACCAAATACGGCTTGGTAAAGACCGACCATATATTGTTCGTAGCATCGGGTGCGTTCCACCTTTCAAGTCCGTCCGACCTGTTGCCCGAATTACAGGGAAGACTGCCTATCAGGGTTGAACTGAATGCCTTAACAGAAAAAGATATGGTGCGTATCCTAAAAGAACCGGAATCAAGCCTGTTAAAGCAATATGAGGCATTAATGGCTACCGAAAATGTTAAATTGAGCTTTAGTAAGGAAGGCATTGAAAAGATTGCACGAATAGCTACGGAATCAAATAAGAACGTCGAAAATATAGGAGCAAGAAGGCTGCATACCGTAATGGAAAAATTATTGGAAGATATCAGCTATAACTGCGATAAATATGAAGGAAATGCCGTAGAGGTGGACGACAAATATGTCGAAAAACAGCTTGGTGATCTTGTCAGGAACTCGGACCTTTCCAAGTTTATTTTATAA
- a CDS encoding GNAT family N-acetyltransferase produces MADAIKKDANIILIEKISEFKNTDLEDICDATESTIIDNKGSFNIGLKRSEPPVRERLEQYWKGVLLVPQRELFVGRLDGTISSSIQLIKPGPNNQTSGFTCWVDQHFVAPWAREHGLAKSLLKAAEKEAKALGHTVMRLRVNATLESAVHLYESCGFIRWGTLDKFEIIDGKMTAGHYYYKDIK; encoded by the coding sequence ATGGCAGATGCAATAAAAAAGGACGCAAATATCATACTAATTGAAAAGATTAGCGAGTTTAAAAACACTGACTTGGAAGACATCTGCGATGCTACCGAAAGTACCATTATAGACAATAAAGGCAGTTTCAATATCGGTTTGAAGCGTTCGGAACCTCCTGTCAGGGAGCGTCTTGAGCAATATTGGAAGGGAGTGCTTCTTGTACCGCAAAGAGAGCTTTTTGTCGGTCGTCTTGACGGTACGATATCGTCTTCGATACAGCTTATAAAGCCCGGTCCCAATAATCAGACTTCCGGATTCACATGTTGGGTAGACCAGCATTTTGTAGCCCCGTGGGCAAGAGAACACGGACTGGCAAAATCTCTGCTTAAAGCTGCTGAAAAAGAGGCTAAAGCACTTGGTCATACCGTTATGCGTCTGCGTGTTAACGCCACATTGGAAAGTGCTGTTCATTTATACGAATCATGCGGCTTTATACGCTGGGGTACACTGGATAAGTTCGAGATAATAGACGGTAAAATGACCGCCGGACATTATTATTATAAGGATATTAAATAA
- a CDS encoding imidazoleglycerol-phosphate dehydratase: protein MRTASVKRHTKETQIEVEINLDGKGKYEVSTGIGFLDHMLEQLSRHSLMDLKVKAKGDLHIDFHHTTEDTGWAVGEAFSKALGDKKGITRYGHAYIPMDETLSRVALDLSNRPYLIWNVGFSKDKLGDMDTELFREWFQAFSQSAGATLHVENLYGDNNHHIIESCYKGLARAIRTAIEIDPRKSDEVPSTKGVL, encoded by the coding sequence TTGAGAACCGCTTCTGTAAAAAGACACACAAAAGAAACGCAGATTGAAGTTGAGATAAACCTTGACGGGAAAGGTAAATACGAAGTTTCCACAGGGATTGGCTTTCTTGACCATATGCTTGAGCAGCTTTCACGCCATAGCTTAATGGATTTGAAGGTTAAGGCAAAAGGCGATTTGCATATTGACTTTCACCACACGACCGAAGATACGGGCTGGGCAGTCGGCGAGGCATTTTCTAAAGCTCTCGGAGATAAAAAAGGCATAACCAGATATGGGCATGCTTATATCCCTATGGACGAAACATTAAGCCGTGTTGCACTTGACCTTTCCAACCGTCCTTACCTTATCTGGAATGTCGGTTTTAGCAAGGATAAGCTAGGCGATATGGATACCGAGCTATTCCGTGAGTGGTTTCAGGCATTTTCACAAAGTGCCGGAGCTACGCTGCATGTTGAGAATTTGTACGGCGACAATAACCATCATATAATCGAATCATGTTATAAAGGGCTTGCCAGAGCGATTAGAACCGCTATTGAGATTGATCCCCGTAAATCCGATGAAGTTCCATCGACAAAAGGTGTTTTATAA